Part of the Salmo salar chromosome ssa10, Ssal_v3.1, whole genome shotgun sequence genome is shown below.
tgtcctgcgttggcatataatcgatgcagtgcctgttaatttatcattgaatcacagcctatttcgccaaacgggtgttgatttaacaagcgcatttgcgaaaaaagcactgttgttgcaccaatgtacctaaccataaacatcaatgcctttctttaaaatcaataaacaagtatatatttttaaacctgcatatttggttaatattgcctgctaacatgaaattgtgtcacatctctagtgttcattgcacgcagagtcagggtatatgcaacagtttgggccgcctggctcgttgcgaactaatttgccagaattttacgtaattattacATAACATTGACATAATATAACTCATAAGCATTCACTcagacagcactttcgtgcgttttgccagcagctcttcgctgtgtttcaagctgtttatgacttcaaaccgGGTGGGAATAATTTGTGGAACATTCCAACAAtaaatctattccaaaaacttcgtaaataacaaggttgccaaaaaacaacgcatacaaagttgtatagcggcagaataaaaTACCGGGTtgtgagtggtctatttcatagcgtttttcactcatcacgtttattccgaaaaatgtctgtcctcactctggttgcctatagacaaacattaagaataagctacgtggtgagttgatgcctattcggcagctagttagctaggtttgtatgcgttgctactttgtatgcgttgttggttggcaaccttttactttacgttttttggaacagattcctgttggaacgttccacaaattatacccaccccttcaagcctgtcaactcccaagattaggctggtgtaaccgatgtgaaatggctagctagttagcggggtgcgcgctaatagcgtttcaaacgtcaatcgctctgagacttggagtagttgatTCCcctcctctgcatgggtaacgctgcttcgagggtggctgttgtcgatgtgttcctggttcaagcccaggtaggagcgaggagagggacggaagctatactgttacactggcaatactaaagtgcctatatgaacatccaatagtcaaaggtatatgaaatacaaatcgtatagagagaaatagtcctataattcctataataactacaacctaaaacttacctgggaatattgaagactcatgttaaaaggaaccaccagctttcatatgttcccatgttctgaacaaggaacttaaaccttagcttttttacatggcacatattgcacttttactttcttctccaacactttgttttgcattatttaaaccaaattgaacttgtttcattatttatttgaggctaaattgattttattaatgtattatattaagttaaaataagtgttaattcagtattgttgtaactgtcattattataaataaacaaataataataaaaaaatcggccgattaatcggtatcggcttttttggccctccaataatcggtcgacctctacttacaATCACACATTCACATCCATATTCACTTATTACTATTCCCAAACACACCCCATGTGCATCTTCAATGGTTCTCTTGTCGCTACTTGCTATACATATAAATAACACCCCGTATTCAATAATATCTTGTTATTTCGTAGTGGCGGTAGACGTTTCTTCTAAATGCCTACAGACAGCTGTCAGCGGGGCATTCCATGATATTGTTACGCCCTCACACTAGTCTTCTCATAAAACTACTGAATAGTCTTCTCTCTAGAAGATTATGGGTATCTTTTTATGGGTTACTCGCCTtgatttcattcatttttttccctctcacttttatacattttaaattgACTTACTGAAATCAGTTGCCATCCCTCAATTGTTGGCCGATGATGTGTCTCCTCCTGGGCAGCTCACAGTAAGGGTCTGGGTGGGTCTCGTCATCTTTAGGTCAGACGGGAATTTCCCTCACGCTTCATAATATGTGCCACCGATTTTCCTCGCAGACGCCAACTGGATAGCGAGGCTTCTCTCTAAGCTGACACCTTGAAACTGAGAGAGCCCTTTCTCTAAACAAGTTTCTGGGCGTACTGCGAAATtcgttcaatcagtcacttgcatgaacacagaaattggtttatagaatagcacaaacatagaacatagaaattGGTAAATAGAAAAGCACTAACATAACAATTTCCATCACACCCCTTACTGTGATTTATTCAAAAAAGTGAATTGATGATATCTGGACAAAATGATAGTCCAAAAGTGTTATCTGGTGTTCCAAGGTAGTGATCTGGGAGACCCCTATCGATGGTCCATAAAAGTTATCTCGGGGTTCAAAAAGGTCGCCTGGACATGCCCCCTAACTGTCAAACAAACATATTTTAAAGTCCAAGTAAGTGATCTTGGACACCCCCACTGATGTGCCAAAGAAGGTATCTGGGGGTCCAAGGAAGTTATCGGGGCATCTTTGAATGGGACTTTTTACTTTTGTACTTTTTCATTGGATGTTGTCAGTTGTCTTGGATGTTGTCTTATTTGATTCAAGCTACATCGCGCCCATTCAAAAGGTCCAAGAATGTAATTTAAAACAACAGTCCAATGACAATCACTCACcatgcctgtctctcctctccctagagGGTCCAGAGGTCCAGGCCAGCGGGAGTGGGTCCTCATAGCGCCTGCCCCCCTCCACACGCTGCAGTCAGGACCCCTACAGGCACCTCCACGGACACCTCAGTCCAGCATTTCCCCAATGGTCAGAGGTCACAGTGGAGTTCCAGGAAGGATCCTATGCAGGTGCTACTAACTTAACTCTGTGCAGTTCAGTCTCTCTGCATTCGCAGTATATCCGGGATGGATggtctttttgtttgttttttattttagtttttttaaccTATAGaactgaaaaatatatattttttggagtTTGAATTGTCGCTCATCATATTGATGAGTGAGACGTTGCAAGACGGAATGAGAAAGCAATT
Proteins encoded:
- the ranb3 gene encoding Ran-binding protein 3 codes for the protein MADLANEEKPAIAPPVFVFQEDKAQKRSAEGSRGPGQREWVLIAPAPLHTLQSGPLQAPPRTPQSSISPMVRGHSGVPGRILCRCY